In Arthrobacter sp. QXT-31, one genomic interval encodes:
- a CDS encoding type I restriction-modification system subunit M, with translation MITGEIKSQVDKVWNTFWSGGISNPLEVIEQITYLLFLKRLDERQTLAEKKANLLGQPIENPVFPSGSDPKGRPYADLRWSRFKGFGRDEMFTVFSEAIFPFLRNELPKLSNGEESTYSHHMRDAQFKIPNPGVLQQVVDIIDGINMDGRDTKGDLYEYMLSKLASAGTNGQFRTPRHIIDMMVAMTAPKPNEAICDPASGTCGFLVQAGEYLRKNHENLLTNAESSKFFHNQQFHGFDFDNTMLRIGSMNMLLHGVENPDISYRDSLADLHSTEEEKYDVILANPPFAGSLDYDNVAKDLLTLVKTKKTELLFLALFIRLLKPGGRAAVIVPDGVLFGSTKAHKELRKTLVEGHKLDAVVKLPSGVFKPYAGVSTAILFFTKTNSGGTDNVWFYDVRSDGFSLDDKRTPLGSSDLPEVLSRWKERTTAELTRARTEQSFCVPLSEIADNDYDLSLNRYREIEHEDVEHAAPEEILAALDQLEAEISQGMAELRELLK, from the coding sequence GTGATCACCGGTGAAATTAAGTCCCAAGTCGACAAAGTATGGAACACGTTCTGGAGCGGCGGCATCTCTAACCCGCTTGAGGTCATCGAACAGATCACGTACCTGCTGTTCCTGAAGCGGCTCGATGAACGGCAGACCCTGGCCGAGAAGAAGGCCAACCTGCTGGGACAGCCCATCGAAAACCCAGTCTTCCCCTCCGGGAGCGACCCGAAAGGCCGGCCCTATGCGGACCTGCGCTGGAGCCGCTTTAAGGGCTTCGGCCGGGATGAGATGTTCACGGTGTTCTCGGAGGCGATCTTCCCGTTCCTGCGCAACGAACTCCCCAAGTTGAGCAATGGCGAGGAGTCCACGTACAGCCACCACATGCGGGATGCGCAGTTCAAGATCCCGAATCCTGGCGTCCTGCAGCAGGTTGTGGACATCATCGACGGCATCAACATGGATGGCCGCGACACCAAGGGTGACCTCTACGAGTACATGCTTTCGAAGCTTGCCTCGGCCGGCACCAACGGTCAGTTCCGCACGCCGCGCCACATCATCGACATGATGGTCGCGATGACTGCGCCGAAGCCCAACGAGGCCATCTGCGATCCGGCGTCCGGTACCTGCGGCTTCCTCGTCCAGGCCGGTGAATACCTCAGGAAGAACCACGAAAACCTGCTGACCAACGCGGAGAGCAGCAAGTTCTTCCACAACCAGCAGTTCCACGGCTTCGACTTCGACAACACCATGCTGCGCATCGGTTCCATGAACATGCTGCTGCATGGCGTCGAAAACCCGGACATCTCTTACCGGGATTCCCTCGCGGACCTGCACAGCACCGAGGAGGAGAAGTACGACGTCATCCTCGCGAATCCCCCGTTTGCCGGCAGCCTGGATTACGACAACGTGGCCAAGGACCTGCTGACCCTGGTCAAGACGAAGAAGACCGAGCTGCTGTTCCTGGCGCTTTTCATCCGCCTGCTCAAGCCGGGCGGCCGCGCGGCGGTGATCGTTCCCGACGGTGTCCTGTTCGGGTCCACGAAGGCGCACAAGGAACTGCGGAAGACGCTCGTGGAGGGCCACAAGCTCGACGCCGTGGTGAAGCTCCCCTCCGGCGTGTTCAAGCCCTACGCCGGTGTGTCCACGGCCATCCTGTTCTTCACCAAGACTAATTCCGGCGGCACGGACAACGTCTGGTTCTACGATGTCCGCTCCGACGGCTTCTCCCTCGACGATAAGCGCACGCCGCTCGGCTCCTCCGACCTCCCCGAGGTACTCTCCCGCTGGAAGGAACGTACGACGGCGGAACTCACCCGCGCGCGGACGGAACAGTCATTCTGCGTGCCGCTGTCCGAGATCGCGGACAATGACTACGACCTGTCGCTGAACCGGTACCGGGAAATCGAGCATGAGGACGTGGAGCATGCTGCGCCCGAAGAAATCTTGGCTGCGCTGGACCAGCTCGAAGCCGAGATCTCACAGGGTATGGCTGAGCTGCGGGAGCTGCTGAAGTGA
- a CDS encoding type II toxin-antitoxin system Y4mF family antitoxin, giving the protein MASPFPAQLAAAVRTRRADLRLSQQDLADMAGVSERFVRFVEQGKPSLRLDTLLALLDTLGLELQLATRTSAAARALVAQALVTRPPSAFPPSSAPPEGEDPGEREDRP; this is encoded by the coding sequence GTGGCCAGTCCCTTTCCCGCCCAGCTCGCAGCGGCCGTGCGCACCCGCCGTGCCGACCTCCGGCTGAGCCAGCAGGACCTGGCCGACATGGCCGGAGTCTCCGAACGCTTCGTCCGCTTCGTAGAGCAGGGCAAGCCGAGCCTCCGCCTGGACACGCTGCTGGCGCTGCTGGATACGCTCGGGCTTGAGCTGCAGCTCGCCACCCGGACCAGTGCGGCAGCCCGCGCGCTGGTGGCACAGGCACTGGTGACCCGGCCGCCGTCGGCCTTTCCGCCGTCGTCCGCCCCGCCGGAAGGTGAAGACCCCGGCGAACGGGAGGACCGGCCGTGA
- a CDS encoding type II toxin-antitoxin system HipA family toxin has product MRHRIADIYKRGVLAARLERHDGGTKFSYLPPYLQSGRPAVASSLPLSQEPVLSGAGAAPPYFTGLLPEGRRLNALRRSIKTSADDDLSLLIAAGGNPVGDVQIVGHGEPLDPEEHAVEVDPRRPVDFDELLGDSGLIDPVALAGVQDKLSAGMISMPVASAGRRFILKLNAPEFPHVVENEFIMFRYAAKLRIPLSRVQLMRDVAGRPGLLVERFDRVPLGSGGTNDDDAVQRLAVEDGAQVLKLYPADKYNVGFGTVCHALAEYCAAPLPALRNLAIQAAFALLSGNGDLHAKNVSIVQQPHGEWSIAPVYDIPSTVVYGDKTLALTLGGKRSGISRKHFLAWATGLGLPERTAAQAVDLALKAAGPLLADLEAGTAFASTAAVSAGSLSTGDGGASPFPDMVTRAWVKELKHRRRLLEG; this is encoded by the coding sequence GTGAGGCACCGCATCGCGGACATCTACAAGCGGGGTGTGCTGGCTGCTCGGCTGGAACGGCACGACGGCGGCACGAAGTTCAGTTATCTTCCTCCCTATCTGCAGAGCGGCCGCCCCGCCGTGGCGAGCTCGCTTCCGCTGTCACAGGAGCCCGTGCTCTCCGGAGCAGGGGCTGCCCCGCCGTACTTCACTGGCCTGCTGCCGGAGGGCCGGCGGCTGAACGCCTTGCGCCGGTCCATCAAGACCAGCGCCGATGACGACCTCTCGCTGCTCATCGCCGCAGGCGGAAACCCGGTGGGCGACGTCCAGATCGTGGGCCACGGGGAGCCGCTGGACCCGGAGGAGCACGCTGTCGAGGTGGACCCGCGCAGGCCTGTGGATTTCGATGAGCTGCTGGGGGACTCGGGCCTGATCGATCCTGTGGCGCTCGCCGGCGTGCAGGACAAGCTCTCCGCCGGAATGATTTCGATGCCCGTTGCCAGCGCCGGGCGCCGGTTCATCCTCAAGCTCAATGCCCCGGAATTCCCGCACGTGGTGGAGAACGAGTTCATCATGTTCCGCTACGCCGCGAAGCTGAGGATTCCGCTGAGCCGGGTGCAGCTGATGCGCGATGTCGCCGGCCGGCCCGGCCTGCTGGTGGAACGCTTCGACCGCGTGCCGCTGGGGAGCGGCGGCACCAACGATGATGACGCAGTGCAGCGCCTCGCCGTCGAGGACGGCGCCCAGGTGCTGAAGCTGTACCCGGCGGACAAGTACAACGTGGGCTTTGGCACGGTGTGCCACGCGCTCGCCGAATACTGCGCGGCGCCGCTGCCGGCGCTGCGGAACCTCGCCATCCAGGCCGCCTTCGCCCTGCTGAGCGGCAACGGTGACCTGCACGCGAAGAACGTGTCCATAGTGCAGCAGCCGCACGGCGAATGGTCCATCGCGCCCGTCTACGACATCCCCTCCACAGTGGTTTACGGGGACAAGACGCTCGCGCTGACCCTCGGGGGAAAGCGCAGCGGCATCTCCCGCAAGCACTTCCTGGCCTGGGCCACCGGGCTGGGGCTGCCTGAACGCACCGCCGCACAGGCCGTGGATCTGGCCCTGAAGGCCGCTGGCCCGCTGCTCGCGGACCTCGAAGCCGGGACGGCCTTTGCCTCTACCGCTGCCGTTTCAGCGGGCTCCCTTTCAACGGGCGACGGCGGCGCCTCGCCTTTTCCGGACATGGTCACCAGAGCGTGGGTCAAGGAGCTCAAGCACCGGCGGAGGCTGCTGGAGGGATAA
- a CDS encoding uracil-DNA glycosylase: MTIDWDEKKALLQEPNIAAVTQLCDELMEKKPGSIVPYIDPVHDEDECRIVSLQVSPGKGTESGFVSHFNDDEAARRATQIYELAELDPRYVMPWNAYPWVREPDMPSALSVQEKTDGLRPFRQFMKINRRVSAIIAHGTDAATFLTLFEKTYHSSLKNNGIKIYKASALGGRAFAVSEAKQEELLNKSVEVYKDAMQRAGIQHL, encoded by the coding sequence GTGACGATTGACTGGGACGAAAAGAAAGCCCTGTTACAGGAACCGAACATCGCGGCAGTGACTCAACTGTGCGACGAACTCATGGAGAAGAAGCCGGGATCGATCGTTCCCTATATCGATCCCGTCCATGACGAGGACGAATGCCGGATCGTCAGCCTCCAGGTCAGCCCGGGCAAGGGAACCGAGTCCGGTTTCGTGTCCCATTTCAACGACGACGAGGCCGCCCGCCGGGCCACCCAGATCTACGAGCTCGCCGAGCTGGATCCGCGGTACGTGATGCCGTGGAATGCCTACCCGTGGGTGCGCGAACCGGACATGCCCTCGGCCCTCAGCGTCCAGGAAAAGACCGATGGCCTCCGTCCTTTCCGGCAGTTCATGAAGATCAACAGGCGGGTCTCGGCCATCATTGCCCACGGGACTGACGCCGCCACCTTCCTGACGCTCTTCGAGAAGACCTACCATTCCTCACTCAAGAACAACGGCATCAAAATCTATAAGGCCAGCGCGCTCGGCGGGCGGGCCTTTGCCGTTTCCGAGGCCAAGCAGGAGGAGCTCCTGAACAAGAGCGTGGAGGTCTACAAGGACGCCATGCAGCGCGCGGGCATCCAGCACCTTTAG
- a CDS encoding DUF4389 domain-containing protein — protein sequence MKPGRMVMLVLGTLAALLGLGLLAGASGVGWLNFQQRDEGYFSTQSHRFDASSSAITTTGLDVMVTGRLPDVIPADTAGSILLRGSAATPGKGIFIGVAPQQDAARYLEGVKRSEIRELNLRPFRVDYNEVPGTRTPARPGAQNFWVASAEGTGTQELKWNILPGSWTLVVMNADATAPVSADLQAGVRSDLLWPLFLWLLIAGIVLLVIGVPLIVAGAMGLGRHGPPPHVPPGQHPAGQYPPGQYPGTPTAAPPAAAGVTGPLASSAVPGGGEGARQGGAGVPPGAGGPPGTPPASYPAPGYPASYPAPGYPAPGSAAGGGDGAPPPAVVDRLENPRYPARLTGHVDPALSRWMWLVKWFLAIPHLIVLFFLWFALIVTTIVAWFAILFTARYPHSLFNFNVGVLRWSWRVSFYAFTAIGTDRYPPFTLARTDYPADFEVDYPDHLSRGLVLVKSWLLAIPHLLIVGVLAGTSRTWVAASDDDLAGGAGSYSVSSAVSLLTLLAFIAGVILLFTGRYLRSLFDLLVGLNRWVYRVAAYVALMRDEYPPFRLDMGPVDPGGPPAASPQTTPRGPS from the coding sequence ATGAAACCCGGTCGCATGGTGATGCTCGTCCTGGGCACGCTCGCCGCACTCCTTGGCCTTGGCCTGCTTGCCGGTGCTTCAGGCGTTGGCTGGCTCAACTTCCAGCAGCGGGACGAAGGGTACTTCAGCACCCAGTCGCACCGCTTCGATGCGTCATCTTCCGCAATCACCACCACGGGCCTGGACGTCATGGTCACCGGCAGGCTGCCGGACGTCATTCCGGCGGATACCGCCGGCAGCATCCTGCTCCGCGGATCGGCAGCCACGCCCGGCAAGGGGATCTTCATCGGCGTCGCACCCCAGCAGGACGCGGCGCGCTATCTCGAGGGAGTCAAGCGCTCTGAAATCCGGGAACTGAATTTGCGGCCCTTCAGGGTCGACTACAACGAAGTGCCCGGGACCCGGACCCCTGCCCGCCCCGGAGCCCAAAACTTCTGGGTTGCGTCCGCCGAGGGCACCGGTACGCAGGAACTCAAATGGAACATCCTTCCCGGCAGCTGGACCCTGGTGGTCATGAATGCCGACGCCACCGCGCCGGTGTCCGCGGATCTGCAGGCCGGCGTCCGCTCAGACCTGCTCTGGCCGCTGTTCCTCTGGCTGCTCATTGCCGGGATCGTGCTGCTGGTTATCGGGGTGCCACTGATCGTTGCCGGGGCCATGGGGCTGGGGCGGCACGGGCCGCCGCCGCACGTTCCCCCGGGACAGCATCCTGCCGGACAGTATCCGCCGGGCCAATATCCCGGAACCCCGACGGCGGCACCTCCCGCCGCTGCCGGCGTCACCGGTCCGTTAGCCAGCTCAGCCGTCCCGGGCGGAGGTGAAGGCGCGCGGCAGGGAGGTGCGGGCGTTCCGCCCGGAGCCGGCGGACCTCCGGGCACGCCGCCGGCTTCCTACCCGGCGCCGGGCTATCCGGCCTCGTACCCGGCGCCTGGTTACCCGGCGCCCGGCTCTGCCGCCGGCGGCGGGGACGGCGCACCGCCGCCCGCCGTCGTCGACCGCCTCGAAAACCCGAGGTACCCTGCCCGCCTGACCGGCCACGTGGACCCGGCGCTGTCCCGGTGGATGTGGCTGGTCAAGTGGTTCCTGGCCATCCCGCACCTGATCGTTTTGTTCTTCCTCTGGTTCGCACTGATCGTCACCACGATCGTGGCGTGGTTCGCGATCCTGTTCACCGCCCGCTACCCGCACTCGCTGTTCAACTTCAACGTGGGTGTGCTGCGCTGGAGCTGGCGGGTGTCCTTTTACGCATTCACGGCGATCGGCACGGACCGTTACCCGCCCTTCACGCTGGCCCGCACCGACTACCCGGCCGACTTTGAGGTTGATTATCCCGACCATCTCTCGCGCGGCCTGGTGCTGGTCAAGTCCTGGCTGCTCGCCATCCCGCACCTCCTGATTGTGGGCGTGCTCGCGGGAACCTCACGCACCTGGGTGGCGGCGTCGGACGACGACCTCGCCGGCGGCGCGGGCAGCTACTCGGTGAGCAGCGCCGTCTCCCTGCTCACGCTCCTGGCCTTTATCGCCGGCGTCATTCTGCTGTTCACCGGGAGGTACCTGCGGAGCCTGTTCGACCTGCTGGTCGGGCTCAACCGCTGGGTCTACCGGGTCGCCGCCTACGTGGCGCTGATGCGGGACGAGTATCCTCCGTTCCGCCTGGACATGGGACCCGTCGATCCCGGCGGACCTCCCGCGGCCAGTCCACAAACCACACCAAGGGGCCCATCATGA
- a CDS encoding dihydrofolate reductase family protein, protein MKLTVNTFVSLDGVMQGPGGRDEDTSGGFEFGGWLVPLFDEDLGRMVNGWFAEADAILLGRTTYQMFQPYWEQVTDPDDSVAKALNSLPKYLVSSTLTDATWNNTTILPANFLEAVDDLKSGPGRELQVHGSYRLVRALHDAGLVDEYRLVIFPVVLGQGKRLFEPGITPSAFTLAGSKATSSGAVHLTLLPAAFGAADLEVGEFEVREGREQVKD, encoded by the coding sequence ATGAAACTCACCGTCAACACCTTCGTGAGCCTGGATGGTGTCATGCAGGGCCCGGGCGGCAGGGACGAGGACACCAGCGGCGGCTTCGAATTCGGCGGCTGGCTGGTGCCGCTCTTCGACGAGGACCTGGGCAGGATGGTGAACGGGTGGTTCGCCGAAGCCGACGCCATCCTCCTTGGCCGCACCACCTACCAGATGTTCCAGCCGTACTGGGAGCAGGTCACGGACCCGGACGACTCAGTGGCAAAGGCGCTCAACAGCCTGCCCAAGTACCTGGTGTCCTCAACACTCACCGACGCGACCTGGAACAACACCACCATCCTCCCCGCGAACTTCCTCGAGGCCGTTGACGACCTCAAATCCGGTCCGGGACGGGAGTTGCAGGTCCATGGCAGCTACCGGCTGGTCCGCGCCCTGCACGACGCCGGGCTGGTGGACGAATATCGGCTGGTTATTTTCCCCGTGGTGCTGGGACAGGGCAAGCGGCTTTTCGAACCCGGCATCACGCCGTCGGCCTTTACCCTTGCCGGGAGCAAGGCGACGTCGTCGGGTGCTGTCCACCTGACCCTGCTGCCGGCGGCGTTCGGCGCCGCTGACCTGGAGGTGGGGGAGTTCGAGGTGCGCGAGGGCCGCGAGCAGGTCAAGGACTGA
- a CDS encoding RNA-binding S4 domain-containing protein, with product MSSLPSAPSTVRVDAWLWAIRAYKTRSAATAACRAGHVRINGNPAKASQSLLPGDTVRVRQPGYERILEVRRLIAKRVGAEAASHCFTDHTPPRPVAPALGLPQRDRGTGRPTKKDRREMERLRGLG from the coding sequence ATGAGCAGCCTTCCCTCCGCCCCCAGCACCGTCCGCGTCGACGCCTGGCTATGGGCCATCCGCGCGTACAAGACCAGGTCCGCCGCCACCGCTGCATGCCGCGCCGGGCACGTCCGCATCAACGGGAACCCGGCCAAGGCTTCGCAGTCGCTCCTGCCCGGCGACACCGTGCGCGTCCGCCAGCCCGGTTATGAGCGTATCCTCGAGGTCCGCCGGCTCATCGCCAAGCGCGTGGGGGCGGAGGCGGCCTCCCACTGTTTCACGGACCATACCCCTCCCCGTCCGGTGGCGCCGGCGCTCGGGCTGCCGCAGCGGGACCGCGGAACCGGGCGGCCTACCAAGAAGGACCGCCGCGAAATGGAGCGCCTGCGCGGACTGGGCTGA
- a CDS encoding DUF2795 domain-containing protein, producing the protein MADAPNPIQIQKFLGGIDYPASKETLISRAKESGADSNVLDALQNIPDKEYDSPTDVSSAVSGG; encoded by the coding sequence ATGGCTGACGCCCCCAACCCCATTCAGATCCAGAAGTTCCTGGGCGGAATCGACTACCCCGCCAGCAAGGAAACACTCATCAGCCGGGCCAAGGAATCCGGCGCCGACAGCAATGTCCTGGATGCCCTCCAGAACATTCCGGATAAGGAATACGACAGCCCGACCGACGTGAGTTCGGCAGTCTCCGGCGGCTAG
- a CDS encoding glycosyltransferase family 2 protein, with product MDRHTSASWASSQTISDAALDVLIPTCNRPAELAVTLAGLAAQDGPAFRVVVSDQSDGPPAWEHPPAATLLRVLRAQGTTVELHRHLPRRGLAEHRQFVLEQARTDKVLFLDDDVWLEPGALSRMGDALDTLGCGFVGMAPQGLSYLGDRRPEETITFSPWQGPVTPERIRPGEEGFQRWPLHSAANLSHVSADLGLEPGEWLPYKVAWLGGCTMFRRQALEDAGGFRFWPQLPAEHCGEDVVAQWRVMEKFGGAGILPSGAVHLESPTTVTDRRVEAFDVVLAENGTTQQLAERY from the coding sequence ATGGATCGCCATACATCTGCCAGCTGGGCCTCCAGCCAGACCATCAGCGATGCCGCGCTGGATGTCCTTATCCCCACCTGCAACCGGCCTGCCGAACTTGCGGTTACGCTTGCGGGGCTCGCGGCGCAGGACGGCCCTGCCTTCCGGGTAGTGGTCAGTGACCAGTCAGACGGGCCGCCGGCCTGGGAGCATCCGCCGGCCGCCACCCTGCTTCGGGTCCTCCGTGCCCAAGGCACCACCGTGGAGCTGCACCGCCACCTCCCGCGCCGCGGCCTTGCCGAACACCGGCAGTTCGTCCTGGAGCAGGCCCGGACGGACAAGGTGCTGTTCCTCGATGACGACGTGTGGCTGGAACCGGGTGCGCTGTCCCGGATGGGTGATGCCCTCGATACCTTGGGCTGCGGCTTTGTGGGCATGGCCCCCCAGGGTCTTTCCTACCTGGGCGACCGGCGTCCCGAGGAGACCATTACCTTCTCACCGTGGCAGGGGCCCGTGACCCCCGAGCGCATCCGTCCCGGCGAGGAGGGCTTCCAGCGCTGGCCCCTGCACAGCGCGGCCAACCTGAGCCACGTGAGCGCCGACCTGGGACTGGAGCCCGGGGAATGGCTTCCGTACAAGGTGGCGTGGCTGGGCGGTTGCACCATGTTCCGGCGGCAGGCTCTCGAGGACGCCGGCGGCTTCCGGTTCTGGCCGCAGCTGCCGGCAGAGCACTGCGGCGAGGACGTGGTGGCCCAGTGGCGGGTGATGGAAAAATTCGGCGGCGCGGGCATCCTTCCTTCGGGTGCCGTGCACCTGGAATCCCCCACCACGGTTACGGACCGCCGCGTGGAGGCCTTCGACGTCGTGCTTGCAGAGAACGGAACCACCCAACAACTAGCCGAAAGGTACTGA
- a CDS encoding GntR family transcriptional regulator — translation MATATLLGLEKKSLREQALAALRTAITSGALEPGRHLVETELSEMLQISRGTLREALRQLQQEGLVSAGARGRLSVRHLAAKEIRDIYSVRAALESLAARTLCELPDRQHVIGSLRTAIQAMEAATHGTMEERVESDLDFHRTMCRLTGNETLLHSWESLEGSIRMSIMFAGLDKGVRNMSVDRHNDIVAAIETGDASLARKTIHEHMESAAAVLVA, via the coding sequence ATGGCCACAGCAACCCTTCTGGGACTGGAAAAGAAAAGCCTCCGCGAGCAGGCGCTGGCCGCGTTGCGCACCGCCATCACCAGCGGCGCACTCGAGCCGGGCCGCCACCTGGTGGAAACCGAGCTGTCCGAGATGCTGCAGATCAGCCGCGGGACGCTCCGGGAGGCCCTCCGGCAGCTTCAGCAGGAAGGCCTCGTCTCCGCGGGCGCCCGTGGCCGGCTCTCGGTGCGCCACCTGGCCGCCAAGGAAATCCGCGACATCTACTCGGTCCGGGCAGCGCTGGAATCCCTGGCGGCCCGCACCCTGTGCGAATTGCCGGACCGCCAGCACGTTATCGGCTCGCTCCGCACAGCCATCCAGGCCATGGAGGCTGCCACCCACGGCACCATGGAGGAGCGGGTCGAATCGGACCTCGATTTCCACCGCACCATGTGCCGCCTGACCGGCAACGAGACGCTGCTGCACTCGTGGGAATCCCTGGAAGGGTCCATCCGGATGTCCATCATGTTCGCCGGACTCGACAAGGGCGTGCGGAACATGAGCGTGGACCGGCATAACGACATTGTTGCCGCAATCGAGACGGGCGACGCCTCCCTGGCCCGCAAGACCATCCACGAACACATGGAGTCCGCCGCCGCGGTCCTGGTCGCGTAG
- a CDS encoding transketolase family protein, giving the protein MSTTTTAAKPKLKTSAMIASFADPGQKTTSAPFGHALVKAAQENDRIVGLTADLGKYTDMHIFAKAFPERFFQMGMAEQLLFGAAAGLAETGLVPFASTYSVFAARRAYDFLCLDAAEPNLNVNIVGGLPGLTTGYGPSHQATEDMAIFRGMPNLTIVDPCDSIDIEQAVPQLAASEGPTYLRLLRGNVPTVLDEYDYTFELGKAKVLRGGNDVVFVSSGLMTMRALQAAKALEAHNVDVAVVHTPTIKPFDAETVLAEINTDRLAVTLENHSVVGGLFETVASAVVTAGLGKRVVPVALPDEFLDAGALPTLHERYGLSVQRIVAKVLAELG; this is encoded by the coding sequence ATGAGCACCACCACCACGGCCGCGAAGCCGAAACTGAAGACCTCGGCGATGATCGCGTCCTTCGCCGATCCCGGCCAGAAGACCACGTCCGCGCCGTTCGGGCACGCCCTGGTCAAGGCCGCGCAGGAGAACGACAGGATCGTGGGCCTGACCGCGGACCTGGGCAAGTACACGGACATGCACATCTTCGCGAAGGCCTTCCCGGAGCGGTTCTTCCAGATGGGCATGGCCGAGCAGCTCCTGTTCGGCGCCGCCGCGGGCCTCGCCGAAACCGGCCTGGTCCCCTTCGCCTCGACGTACTCCGTGTTCGCCGCCCGCCGCGCCTACGACTTCCTCTGCCTCGACGCGGCCGAACCCAACCTGAACGTCAACATTGTGGGCGGCCTTCCCGGCCTCACCACCGGCTACGGCCCCAGCCACCAGGCCACCGAGGACATGGCGATCTTCCGCGGCATGCCCAACCTGACCATCGTGGACCCCTGTGACTCCATCGATATCGAACAGGCCGTCCCGCAGCTGGCAGCCAGCGAAGGACCCACCTACCTGCGCCTGCTCCGCGGCAACGTCCCCACGGTCCTGGACGAGTACGACTACACCTTCGAGCTCGGCAAGGCCAAGGTCCTGCGCGGAGGCAACGACGTCGTCTTCGTCTCCAGCGGCCTGATGACCATGCGTGCCCTGCAGGCAGCCAAGGCCCTGGAGGCACACAACGTGGACGTCGCCGTCGTCCACACCCCTACGATCAAGCCGTTCGACGCCGAAACTGTCCTGGCCGAGATCAACACCGACCGCCTCGCGGTCACCTTGGAAAACCACAGCGTGGTGGGCGGGCTGTTCGAGACGGTCGCCTCGGCAGTGGTCACCGCCGGCCTCGGCAAGCGTGTGGTGCCCGTGGCCCTGCCCGACGAATTCCTCGACGCCGGCGCCCTGCCCACCCTGCACGAACGCTATGGCCTGTCCGTCCAGCGCATCGTGGCAAAGGTGCTCGCCGAACTCGGCTGA
- a CDS encoding transketolase, whose product MTTETATERLDRVSAAAYRIRHHALNMGEVQGQGYVGQALGAADMLAVVYADQLRFRAEDPHWEARDRFLLSTGHYAIGHYAALAEAGIVPVDELETYGSDDSRLPMSGMSTYTPGMEISGGSLGHGLTIAVGMALGLRYQGSESRVFNFLSDGELDEGSTWEAAMGAHHHQLGNLTAMVDINALQADGKTDTVLRTEPITEKWEAAGWYTQRVDGNDVAALLAAFDNAAAQADTSGRPSVILCDTKVGRGVPLLEDREKAHFMRIEEHEWQTCREQLTAGYEGKAAR is encoded by the coding sequence ATGACCACGGAAACAGCCACAGAACGCCTGGATCGGGTCAGTGCCGCGGCGTACCGGATCCGGCATCACGCCCTGAACATGGGCGAGGTCCAGGGCCAGGGCTACGTGGGCCAGGCGCTGGGAGCCGCGGACATGCTCGCCGTCGTGTACGCCGACCAGCTCCGCTTCCGCGCGGAGGACCCGCACTGGGAGGCCCGTGACCGGTTCCTGCTCTCCACCGGGCACTACGCGATCGGCCACTACGCGGCCCTGGCCGAGGCGGGCATCGTCCCCGTTGACGAGCTCGAAACCTACGGCTCGGACGATTCCCGGCTCCCGATGTCCGGCATGTCCACCTACACCCCCGGCATGGAAATCTCCGGCGGCTCCCTGGGGCACGGACTGACCATCGCCGTCGGCATGGCGCTGGGCCTGCGCTACCAGGGATCTGAGTCCCGGGTCTTCAACTTCCTCTCCGACGGGGAACTGGACGAAGGCTCCACTTGGGAGGCTGCCATGGGCGCCCACCACCACCAGCTCGGCAACCTGACCGCCATGGTGGACATCAACGCCCTGCAGGCCGACGGCAAGACCGACACCGTGCTGCGCACCGAACCCATCACCGAAAAGTGGGAAGCCGCCGGCTGGTACACCCAGCGGGTGGACGGAAACGACGTCGCCGCACTGCTCGCAGCATTCGACAATGCAGCAGCCCAGGCCGACACCAGCGGACGGCCGTCCGTGATCCTCTGCGACACCAAGGTGGGCCGCGGCGTGCCGCTGCTGGAGGACCGGGAAAAGGCGCACTTCATGCGCATCGAAGAACACGAATGGCAGACCTGCCGCGAGCAGCTGACCGCAGGATACGAAGGAAAGGCCGCCCGATGA